In a genomic window of Carassius gibelio isolate Cgi1373 ecotype wild population from Czech Republic chromosome A3, carGib1.2-hapl.c, whole genome shotgun sequence:
- the LOC127947391 gene encoding uncharacterized protein LOC127947391 isoform X1: MTKLQLLHRALNERLMAAVEQIMEMVGDTVLEYEEETIRARKENELLRRRLRWMEGANRADWPGPSEPVMLSTMDEASPSRQDEGAANIGFGQQSEALEIKTESTDLPLCIRPESSVTTFPQSIDQGSDNAGTGAGIAYGLTDSMTWDSGQSYMAPLDFDPTPGPSRVRRWRGRNRRQRMSFACPDCGKVFGREQRLMVHMRIHSTERPYAYRRRKACFYGDNRKKRKLHRLSQLSREIVDDLSDGSEQTNRSSASPEQLETTAPGLEEEPESDHTSSDKEPEKRITTSVRNQHEKKVVNQMCHCPHCPHRVFARPCQLAMHMKTHTVTTHVNRPTQAQSGTREIVDVNRNLPKRQRKKNVEKKPKVADNHEHHCPDCDRVFSYASRLRFHMKSHNSKKALLLKTLPIKAEVTKEDTTVAVLKKTYACPHCDKLFTREGWLLPHIRSQHKEVKNRSDYVDMFASRLTRSQQPFTMQFRKRTTTKWGEDTKDLRLKKQKTKESRRSKAKLLQTSDESILVVDVSTVTNDEAEQSADPPTMSTDEAEQSEDLLKPGTAEAEQSEDLLKPGTDEAEQSEDLLKPGTDEAEQSEDLLKPGTDEAEQTEDLLKPGTDEAEQCKDLLKTGTNETEKSEDLLKTGTNEGQKSADLPKTGTDESESPSEQSNLKRMFPCKTCGKEFVVEKRLKKHSRTHVGHKLQNEKKRKRALMEMELEEQERRSEEKERLDDKMSSNHNPSTAQMPQGSPKKEPLQKSKTRGQGPLPCPFCGKVFAWEMRLLMHMQIHCGEKPYAYRQRTRRFYGDLKRGQLPKIHSQEPLGDKSGESEESECEEIVNKDRSTHLSSIATHAVSGALASSIETTVPENYTGSPDLLPQRAIEQPTTSYKSNQTTKPELVSDIKSHFNLQPRIVLQPIMTEYKYWSSVPRVADFKSGCFEISSGFDHKQTSYPVLVDDEMVNAVEDKTVVSNFCTLPLEFSSHGIQNKSEICHNGNPETEVVFVEVGSPQHDSEEEPDNIGGPLGIESPEGKDMENQQKDDSNYNFRGVSEKTARNQVSLIVTDDEVEQSNARTVAENALSECGRTKCDWKCECKNSSAMKLTCVMPQSSVLQSSLKETIFGTIQKNIDSKLVCVVFSDVEDNVNEDVLSSSKGLDKKKTAFVPSIQNEQLEVENKSGKNPFSNSNLPALDATEPTKSTDGASQLTEDESISNDPPRNQMAFTSIRQTEERPMSPKERISCQTSDMVFAGQESLSEVHADKKLLDMEITNGDERKNKKLGLNNQGPGCQTNSTDDNSSEFKIHHCFYCNQPHNRMMDHLQSVHPNEPEVAKALTFDKSSQEREQLLNLLQTRGNVLHNTNVVQSSKQDLEPFGKDKSTQNAEDSCGEMLPIAGPIPPAPTLISPSSPEEIDAKIEPSGFHCLNTIYETDFENEQGSSSNPDLSCNVEQPDISSPNDEVRNGRQAEGDFLQFRHSPENEVGYELKSDNSPNPSTGQESTDCKNEGVSLPKCDVDQERAMTPTSDTSPHPEYDVLRNPYDDFSPPKNAPTVSYDTQKSSVKAQTCETGKKRRKRCSHVDNQPLIKDDDLVGEGEMSISKLHVCQHCKATFGSPYMLHRHEHTHTGDTSSSADQEKLKRAKRLIQDVETSMMDEASIEPSTKSPEDLPNAVTDGTGGQVVAIKQDTEVREIQFEEAGQQRL; this comes from the exons ATGACCAAACTGCAGCTGCTGCACCGCGCGCTGAACGAGCGTCTGATGGCGGCGGTGGAGCAGATCATGGAGATGGTCGGCGACACGGTGCTGGAGTATGAAGAAGAGACGATCCGTGCCCGGAAAGAAAACGAGCTTCTGAGACGGAGGCTCCGGTGGATGGAGGGGGCAAATCGAGCCGACTGGCCAG GCCCATCAGAACCTGTTATGCTTTCCACAATGGACGAGGCCAGTCCATCCCGGCAAGATGAGGGTGCTGCCAACATCGGATTTGGACAGCAATCAGAAGCTCTTGAAATCAAAACAGAGTCGACTGATCTCCCACTGTGCATTAGACCTGAAAGCAGTGTCACCACATTTCCTCAAAGCATCGATCAGGGATCTGACAATGCCGGGACAGGCGCTGGCATTGCCTATGGCCTGACAGACAGTATGACCTGGGACTCTGGCCAAAGTTACATGGCCCCTCTGGACTTTGATCCAACTCCAGGTCCCTCCAGGGTCCGGCGCTGGAGAGGACGCAACAGAAGGCAGAGGATGTCCTTTGCCTGTCCAGACTGTGGTAAAGTCTTTGGGAGGGAACAGAGGCTGATGGTTCATATGCGGATTCATTCCACTGAGAGGCCTTATGCATACCGCCGGCGCAAGGCGTGCTTCTACGGTGACAATAGGAAAAAGAGGAAACTGCACAGGCTCTCTCAG CTCTCAAGAGAAATTGTGGATGATCTGTCAGATGGCTCCGAGCAGACGAACAGGAGTAGTGCATCGCCTGAACAACTAGAAACCACTGCACCAGGTCTAGAAGAAGAGCCTGAGAGTGACCATACCAGCAGTGATAAAGAACCAGAAAAGAGAATTACCACCTCTGTGCGGAATCAGCAcgaaaaaaaagttgtaaaccAGATGTGTCACTGCCCTCATTGCCCTCATCGGGTGTTCGCTCGGCCCTGTCAATTAGCCATGCACATGAAGACCCACACGGTCACAACTCATGTCAACCGACCCACCCAAGCACAGTCAGGAACTCGGGAGATAGTGGATGTGAACAGGAATTTACCCAAG aggcaaagaaaaaaaaatgtggagaAGAAGCCCAAAGTTGCTGACAATCATGAGCACCATTGTCCAGACTGTGACAGAGTCTTCTCTTATGCAAGTCGGTTGCGTTTCCACATGAAGTCCCATAATTCCAAAAAGGCTTTATTACTCAAAACTTTGCCAATCAAGGCTGAG GTGACTAAAGAAGACACAACTGTGGCCGTGCTAAAGAAAACATATGCATGCCCACATTGTGATAAATTGTTTACTCGTGAAGGATGGCTGTTACCGCACATTCGCTCTCAGCACAAGGAAGTAAAGAACAGGAGTGATTACGTTGACATGTTTGCCAGTAGACTTACTAGATCGCAACAGCCTTTCACCATG CAATTTCGTAAGCGCACAACTACGAAGTGGGGAGAAGACACTAAGGACCTGAGACTGAAAAAACAGAAAACTAAAGAATCAAGAAGGAGCAAAGCTAAACTACTTCAGACAAGTGATGAGTCCATCCTGGTTGTTGATGTTTCCACAGTCACAAATGATGAGGCTGAACAAAGTGCAGATCCTCCTACAATGAGCACAGATGAGGCTGAACAAAGTGAAGATCTTTTGAAACCAGGCACAGCTGAGGCTGAACAAAGTGAAGATCTTTTGAAACCAGGCACAGATGAGGCTGAACAAAGTGAAGATCTTTTGAAACCAGGCACAGATGAGGCTGAACAAAGTGAAGATCTTTTGAAACCAGGCACAGATGAGGCTGAACAAACTGAAGATCTTTTGAAACCAGGCACAGATGAGGCTGAACAGTGTAAAGATCTTCTGAAAACGGGCACAAATGAGACTGAAAAAAGTGAAGATCTTCTGAAAACGGGCACAAATGAGGGACAAAAAAGTGCAGATCTTCCTAAAACGGGCACGGATGAGTCAGAGAGCCCTTCTGAGCAATCAAATCTGAAGAGGATGTTTCCATGCAAAACATGTGGCAAAGAGTTTGTTGTGGAGAAGAGGCTAAAGAAGCACTCAAGGACTCATGTTGGACATAAGTTGCagaatgaaaagaaaaggaaaagagctCTAATGGAAATGGAACTTGAGGAACAAGAAAGGAGATCGGAGGAAAAAGAGAGGCTTGATGATAAGATGTCAAGTAATCACAACCCAAGTACTGCG CAGATGCCTCAAGGATCCCCCAAAAAAGAGCCATTACAAAAAAGCAAAACCAGAGGTCAAGGGCCACTACCCTGCCCATTTTGTGGCAAAGTTTTTGCTTGGGAAATGCGCCTATTAATGCATATGCAGATTCATTGTGGTGAGAAACCTTACGCCTATCGGCAGCGCACGAGACGTTTTTATGGTGACCTGAAAAGGGGCCAGCTTCCGAAAATCCATAGTCAGGAG CCTTTGGGGGACAAAAGTGGTGAGTCTGAGGAATCTGAGTGTGAAGAGATTGTGAATAAGGACAGATCTACACATCTGAGCAGCATTGCAACCCATGCAGTGTCTGGAGCTCTCGCAAGCAGTATTGAGACCACTGTACCTGAGAACTACACTGGCAGCCCTGACCTTTTACCTCAGAGAGCTATTGAGCAGCCTACCACTTCTTACAAGAGTAATCAAACAACCAAACCTGAACTGGTCAGTGACATCAAGAGTCACTTCAATTTGCAGCCCAGGATTGTTCTCCAACCAATTATGACTGAATACAAGTATTGGAGCTCAGTGCCTCGGGTAGCTGACTTTAAATCAGGTTGCTTTGAAATAAGTAGTGGCTTTGATCACAAACAAACATCATACCCAGTATTGGTTGATGATGAAATGGTGAATGCTGTGGAAGATAAAACTGTGGTTTCCAATTTTTGTACATTGCCATTAGAATTCTCTAGTCATGGCATCCAGAACAAATCTGAAATATGCCACAATGGTAATCCTGAAACAGAAGTAGTCTTTGTGGAGGTTGGATCTCCACAGCATGATTCGGAAGAAGAGCCTGACAACATTGGGGGGCCACTGGGCATTGAATCTCCTGAGGGAAAAGATATGGAGAATCAACAAAAAGATGACAGCAACTATAATTTTCGTGGTGTTTCAgaaaaaacagccagaaaccagGTATCACTTATAGTTACAGATGATGAAGTAGAGCAGTCAAATGCAAGAACTGTTGCTGAAAATGCTCTGTCTGAATGTGGAAGAACGAAGTGTGATTGGAAGTGTGAATGTAAAAACAGTTCTGCTATGAAATTAACCTGTGTCATGCCACAGAGTAGCGTTTTACAATCTTCGTTAAAGGAAACTATTTTTGGCACCATTCAGAAGAACATTGACTCTAAATTAGTTTGTGTTGTCTTCTCAGATGTTGAAGACAATGTTAATGAAGATGTGTTGAGTTCCTCCAAAGGtttagataaaaagaaaacagccttTGTTCCTAGCATTCAAAATGAACAATTAGAGGTGGAGAACAAATCTGGCAAAAATCCCTTCAGCAACTCCAACTTACCAGCTCTAGATGCAACTGAGCCCACCAAATCTACTGATGGTGCCTCACAACTTACTGAAGATGAGAGTATCTCAAATGACCCCCCCAGAAACCAGATGGCCTTTACCTCCATTAGACAAACAGAGGAGAGGCCCATGAGTCCAAAGGAGAGAATATCATGTCAAACATCTGATATGGTGTTTGCTGGTCAAGAATCTCTGTCGGAAGTTCACGCTGACAAGAAACTGCTAGACATGGAGATTACCAATGGCGATGAGAGAAAAAATAAGAAACTGGGTCTGAACAACCAG GGTCCTGGATGCCAAACCAATTCCACTGATGACAACTCTAGCGAATTCAAGATACATCACTGCTTTTACTGCAATCAGCCACATAACAGAATGATGGATCATCTTCAGTCAGTTCATCCTAATGAACCAGAGGTGGCAAAAGCCCTTACCTTTGACAAGAGCTCACAAGAAAGGGAACAACTTTTGAACCTTCTACAAACTAGGGGAAATGTTCTACACAACACAAATGTGGTTCAAAGTAGTAAACAAGATTTAGAACCATTTGGGAAGGACAAATCTACTCAAAATGCTGAAGATAGCTGTGGTGAAATGCTTCCTATTGCTGGGCCCATTCCTCCAGCTCCTACACTTATTTCCCCCTCTAGTCCAGAGGAGATTGATGCCAAAATAGAACCATCAGGTTTTCATTGCCTAAATACCATCTATGAAACAGATTTTGAAAATGAGCAAGGAAGTTCTTCCAATCCAGACCTCAGCTGCAATGTAGAGCAACCAGACATCTCAAGTCCAAATGATGAAGTTAGAAATGGTAGACAGGCAGAGGGTGACTTTTTACAATTCAGGCATTCTCCTGAAAATGAAGTAGGTTACGAATTGAAGTCTGATAATTCTCCCAATCCAAGCACGGGTCAAGAATCAACAGACTGTAAGAACGAAGGAGTAAGTCTGCCAAAGTGTGATGTTGATCAAGAAAGGGCAATGACACCAACATCAGACACCAGTCCTCATCCAGAATATGATGTTCTCAGAAATCCATATGATGATTTCAGTCCACCTAAAAATGCCCCAACTGTGTCTTATGACACACAAAAGAGTAGTGTGAAAGCCCAAACTTGTGAAACagggaagaagaggaggaagaggtgcTCACATGTCGATAATCAG CCACTGATCAAGGATGATGACTTGGTGGGTGAAGGAGAGATGTCCATCTCAAAACTACATGTCTGCCAGCACTGCAAGGCAACTTTCGGCAGTCCATACATGCTGCACAGacatgaacacactcacacag GGGACACATCATCTAGTGCAGACCAGGAAAAACTGAAAAGGGCAAAGAGATTAATTCAAGATGTAGAAACTTCAATGATGGATGAAGCTAGTATAGAG CCATCAACAAAGAGTCCTGAGGATTTACCAAATGCTGTTACAGATGGCACAGGGGGACAAGTTGTAGCCATTAAGCAAG ACACAGAGGTGAGAGAGATCCAATTTGAAGAAGCAGGACAGCAAAGACTATGA
- the LOC127947391 gene encoding uncharacterized protein LOC127947391 isoform X3: MTKLQLLHRALNERLMAAVEQIMEMVGDTVLEYEEETIRARKENELLRRRLRWMEGANRADWPGPSEPVMLSTMDEASPSRQDEGAANIGFGQQSEALEIKTESTDLPLCIRPESSVTTFPQSIDQGSDNAGTGAGIAYGLTDSMTWDSGQSYMAPLDFDPTPGPSRVRRWRGRNRRQRMSFACPDCGKVFGREQRLMVHMRIHSTERPYAYRRRKACFYGDNRKKRKLHRLSQLSREIVDDLSDGSEQTNRSSASPEQLETTAPGLEEEPESDHTSSDKEPEKRITTSVRNQHEKKVVNQMCHCPHCPHRVFARPCQLAMHMKTHTVTTHVNRPTQAQSGTREIVDVNRNLPKRQRKKNVEKKPKVADNHEHHCPDCDRVFSYASRLRFHMKSHNSKKALLLKTLPIKAEVTKEDTTVAVLKKTYACPHCDKLFTREGWLLPHIRSQHKEVKNRSDYVDMFASRLTRSQQPFTMQFRKRTTTKWGEDTKDLRLKKQKTKESRRSKAKLLQTSDESILVVDVSTVTNDEAEQSADPPTMSTDEAEQSEDLLKPGTAEAEQSEDLLKPGTDEAEQSEDLLKPGTDEAEQSEDLLKPGTDEAEQTEDLLKPGTDEAEQCKDLLKTGTNETEKSEDLLKTGTNEGQKSADLPKTGTDESESPSEQSNLKRMFPCKTCGKEFVVEKRLKKHSRTHVGHKLQNEKKRKRALMEMELEEQERRSEEKERLDDKMSSNHNPSTAQMPQGSPKKEPLQKSKTRGQGPLPCPFCGKVFAWEMRLLMHMQIHCGEKPYAYRQRTRRFYGDLKRGQLPKIHSQEPLGDKSGESEESECEEIVNKDRSTHLSSIATHAVSGALASSIETTVPENYTGSPDLLPQRAIEQPTTSYKSNQTTKPELVSDIKSHFNLQPRIVLQPIMTEYKYWSSVPRVADFKSGCFEISSGFDHKQTSYPVLVDDEMVNAVEDKTVVSNFCTLPLEFSSHGIQNKSEICHNGNPETEVVFVEVGSPQHDSEEEPDNIGGPLGIESPEGKDMENQQKDDSNYNFRGVSEKTARNQVSLIVTDDEVEQSNARTVAENALSECGRTKCDWKCECKNSSAMKLTCVMPQSSVLQSSLKETIFGTIQKNIDSKLVCVVFSDVEDNVNEDVLSSSKGLDKKKTAFVPSIQNEQLEVENKSGKNPFSNSNLPALDATEPTKSTDGASQLTEDESISNDPPRNQMAFTSIRQTEERPMSPKERISCQTSDMVFAGQESLSEVHADKKLLDMEITNGDERKNKKLGLNNQGPGCQTNSTDDNSSEFKIHHCFYCNQPHNRMMDHLQSVHPNEPEVAKALTFDKSSQEREQLLNLLQTRGNVLHNTNVVQSSKQDLEPFGKDKSTQNAEDSCGEMLPIAGPIPPAPTLISPSSPEEIDAKIEPSGFHCLNTIYETDFENEQGSSSNPDLSCNVEQPDISSPNDEVRNGRQAEGDFLQFRHSPENEVGYELKSDNSPNPSTGQESTDCKNEGVSLPKCDVDQERAMTPTSDTSPHPEYDVLRNPYDDFSPPKNAPTVSYDTQKSSVKAQTCETGKKRRKRCSHVDNQPLIKDDDLVGEGEMSISKLHVCQHCKATFGSPYMLHRHEHTHTGDTSSSADQEKLKRAKRLIQDVETSMMDEASIESPEDLPNAVTDGTGGQVVAIKQDTEVREIQFEEAGQQRL, encoded by the exons ATGACCAAACTGCAGCTGCTGCACCGCGCGCTGAACGAGCGTCTGATGGCGGCGGTGGAGCAGATCATGGAGATGGTCGGCGACACGGTGCTGGAGTATGAAGAAGAGACGATCCGTGCCCGGAAAGAAAACGAGCTTCTGAGACGGAGGCTCCGGTGGATGGAGGGGGCAAATCGAGCCGACTGGCCAG GCCCATCAGAACCTGTTATGCTTTCCACAATGGACGAGGCCAGTCCATCCCGGCAAGATGAGGGTGCTGCCAACATCGGATTTGGACAGCAATCAGAAGCTCTTGAAATCAAAACAGAGTCGACTGATCTCCCACTGTGCATTAGACCTGAAAGCAGTGTCACCACATTTCCTCAAAGCATCGATCAGGGATCTGACAATGCCGGGACAGGCGCTGGCATTGCCTATGGCCTGACAGACAGTATGACCTGGGACTCTGGCCAAAGTTACATGGCCCCTCTGGACTTTGATCCAACTCCAGGTCCCTCCAGGGTCCGGCGCTGGAGAGGACGCAACAGAAGGCAGAGGATGTCCTTTGCCTGTCCAGACTGTGGTAAAGTCTTTGGGAGGGAACAGAGGCTGATGGTTCATATGCGGATTCATTCCACTGAGAGGCCTTATGCATACCGCCGGCGCAAGGCGTGCTTCTACGGTGACAATAGGAAAAAGAGGAAACTGCACAGGCTCTCTCAG CTCTCAAGAGAAATTGTGGATGATCTGTCAGATGGCTCCGAGCAGACGAACAGGAGTAGTGCATCGCCTGAACAACTAGAAACCACTGCACCAGGTCTAGAAGAAGAGCCTGAGAGTGACCATACCAGCAGTGATAAAGAACCAGAAAAGAGAATTACCACCTCTGTGCGGAATCAGCAcgaaaaaaaagttgtaaaccAGATGTGTCACTGCCCTCATTGCCCTCATCGGGTGTTCGCTCGGCCCTGTCAATTAGCCATGCACATGAAGACCCACACGGTCACAACTCATGTCAACCGACCCACCCAAGCACAGTCAGGAACTCGGGAGATAGTGGATGTGAACAGGAATTTACCCAAG aggcaaagaaaaaaaaatgtggagaAGAAGCCCAAAGTTGCTGACAATCATGAGCACCATTGTCCAGACTGTGACAGAGTCTTCTCTTATGCAAGTCGGTTGCGTTTCCACATGAAGTCCCATAATTCCAAAAAGGCTTTATTACTCAAAACTTTGCCAATCAAGGCTGAG GTGACTAAAGAAGACACAACTGTGGCCGTGCTAAAGAAAACATATGCATGCCCACATTGTGATAAATTGTTTACTCGTGAAGGATGGCTGTTACCGCACATTCGCTCTCAGCACAAGGAAGTAAAGAACAGGAGTGATTACGTTGACATGTTTGCCAGTAGACTTACTAGATCGCAACAGCCTTTCACCATG CAATTTCGTAAGCGCACAACTACGAAGTGGGGAGAAGACACTAAGGACCTGAGACTGAAAAAACAGAAAACTAAAGAATCAAGAAGGAGCAAAGCTAAACTACTTCAGACAAGTGATGAGTCCATCCTGGTTGTTGATGTTTCCACAGTCACAAATGATGAGGCTGAACAAAGTGCAGATCCTCCTACAATGAGCACAGATGAGGCTGAACAAAGTGAAGATCTTTTGAAACCAGGCACAGCTGAGGCTGAACAAAGTGAAGATCTTTTGAAACCAGGCACAGATGAGGCTGAACAAAGTGAAGATCTTTTGAAACCAGGCACAGATGAGGCTGAACAAAGTGAAGATCTTTTGAAACCAGGCACAGATGAGGCTGAACAAACTGAAGATCTTTTGAAACCAGGCACAGATGAGGCTGAACAGTGTAAAGATCTTCTGAAAACGGGCACAAATGAGACTGAAAAAAGTGAAGATCTTCTGAAAACGGGCACAAATGAGGGACAAAAAAGTGCAGATCTTCCTAAAACGGGCACGGATGAGTCAGAGAGCCCTTCTGAGCAATCAAATCTGAAGAGGATGTTTCCATGCAAAACATGTGGCAAAGAGTTTGTTGTGGAGAAGAGGCTAAAGAAGCACTCAAGGACTCATGTTGGACATAAGTTGCagaatgaaaagaaaaggaaaagagctCTAATGGAAATGGAACTTGAGGAACAAGAAAGGAGATCGGAGGAAAAAGAGAGGCTTGATGATAAGATGTCAAGTAATCACAACCCAAGTACTGCG CAGATGCCTCAAGGATCCCCCAAAAAAGAGCCATTACAAAAAAGCAAAACCAGAGGTCAAGGGCCACTACCCTGCCCATTTTGTGGCAAAGTTTTTGCTTGGGAAATGCGCCTATTAATGCATATGCAGATTCATTGTGGTGAGAAACCTTACGCCTATCGGCAGCGCACGAGACGTTTTTATGGTGACCTGAAAAGGGGCCAGCTTCCGAAAATCCATAGTCAGGAG CCTTTGGGGGACAAAAGTGGTGAGTCTGAGGAATCTGAGTGTGAAGAGATTGTGAATAAGGACAGATCTACACATCTGAGCAGCATTGCAACCCATGCAGTGTCTGGAGCTCTCGCAAGCAGTATTGAGACCACTGTACCTGAGAACTACACTGGCAGCCCTGACCTTTTACCTCAGAGAGCTATTGAGCAGCCTACCACTTCTTACAAGAGTAATCAAACAACCAAACCTGAACTGGTCAGTGACATCAAGAGTCACTTCAATTTGCAGCCCAGGATTGTTCTCCAACCAATTATGACTGAATACAAGTATTGGAGCTCAGTGCCTCGGGTAGCTGACTTTAAATCAGGTTGCTTTGAAATAAGTAGTGGCTTTGATCACAAACAAACATCATACCCAGTATTGGTTGATGATGAAATGGTGAATGCTGTGGAAGATAAAACTGTGGTTTCCAATTTTTGTACATTGCCATTAGAATTCTCTAGTCATGGCATCCAGAACAAATCTGAAATATGCCACAATGGTAATCCTGAAACAGAAGTAGTCTTTGTGGAGGTTGGATCTCCACAGCATGATTCGGAAGAAGAGCCTGACAACATTGGGGGGCCACTGGGCATTGAATCTCCTGAGGGAAAAGATATGGAGAATCAACAAAAAGATGACAGCAACTATAATTTTCGTGGTGTTTCAgaaaaaacagccagaaaccagGTATCACTTATAGTTACAGATGATGAAGTAGAGCAGTCAAATGCAAGAACTGTTGCTGAAAATGCTCTGTCTGAATGTGGAAGAACGAAGTGTGATTGGAAGTGTGAATGTAAAAACAGTTCTGCTATGAAATTAACCTGTGTCATGCCACAGAGTAGCGTTTTACAATCTTCGTTAAAGGAAACTATTTTTGGCACCATTCAGAAGAACATTGACTCTAAATTAGTTTGTGTTGTCTTCTCAGATGTTGAAGACAATGTTAATGAAGATGTGTTGAGTTCCTCCAAAGGtttagataaaaagaaaacagccttTGTTCCTAGCATTCAAAATGAACAATTAGAGGTGGAGAACAAATCTGGCAAAAATCCCTTCAGCAACTCCAACTTACCAGCTCTAGATGCAACTGAGCCCACCAAATCTACTGATGGTGCCTCACAACTTACTGAAGATGAGAGTATCTCAAATGACCCCCCCAGAAACCAGATGGCCTTTACCTCCATTAGACAAACAGAGGAGAGGCCCATGAGTCCAAAGGAGAGAATATCATGTCAAACATCTGATATGGTGTTTGCTGGTCAAGAATCTCTGTCGGAAGTTCACGCTGACAAGAAACTGCTAGACATGGAGATTACCAATGGCGATGAGAGAAAAAATAAGAAACTGGGTCTGAACAACCAG GGTCCTGGATGCCAAACCAATTCCACTGATGACAACTCTAGCGAATTCAAGATACATCACTGCTTTTACTGCAATCAGCCACATAACAGAATGATGGATCATCTTCAGTCAGTTCATCCTAATGAACCAGAGGTGGCAAAAGCCCTTACCTTTGACAAGAGCTCACAAGAAAGGGAACAACTTTTGAACCTTCTACAAACTAGGGGAAATGTTCTACACAACACAAATGTGGTTCAAAGTAGTAAACAAGATTTAGAACCATTTGGGAAGGACAAATCTACTCAAAATGCTGAAGATAGCTGTGGTGAAATGCTTCCTATTGCTGGGCCCATTCCTCCAGCTCCTACACTTATTTCCCCCTCTAGTCCAGAGGAGATTGATGCCAAAATAGAACCATCAGGTTTTCATTGCCTAAATACCATCTATGAAACAGATTTTGAAAATGAGCAAGGAAGTTCTTCCAATCCAGACCTCAGCTGCAATGTAGAGCAACCAGACATCTCAAGTCCAAATGATGAAGTTAGAAATGGTAGACAGGCAGAGGGTGACTTTTTACAATTCAGGCATTCTCCTGAAAATGAAGTAGGTTACGAATTGAAGTCTGATAATTCTCCCAATCCAAGCACGGGTCAAGAATCAACAGACTGTAAGAACGAAGGAGTAAGTCTGCCAAAGTGTGATGTTGATCAAGAAAGGGCAATGACACCAACATCAGACACCAGTCCTCATCCAGAATATGATGTTCTCAGAAATCCATATGATGATTTCAGTCCACCTAAAAATGCCCCAACTGTGTCTTATGACACACAAAAGAGTAGTGTGAAAGCCCAAACTTGTGAAACagggaagaagaggaggaagaggtgcTCACATGTCGATAATCAG CCACTGATCAAGGATGATGACTTGGTGGGTGAAGGAGAGATGTCCATCTCAAAACTACATGTCTGCCAGCACTGCAAGGCAACTTTCGGCAGTCCATACATGCTGCACAGacatgaacacactcacacag GGGACACATCATCTAGTGCAGACCAGGAAAAACTGAAAAGGGCAAAGAGATTAATTCAAGATGTAGAAACTTCAATGATGGATGAAGCTAGTATAGAG AGTCCTGAGGATTTACCAAATGCTGTTACAGATGGCACAGGGGGACAAGTTGTAGCCATTAAGCAAG ACACAGAGGTGAGAGAGATCCAATTTGAAGAAGCAGGACAGCAAAGACTATGA